The Pungitius pungitius chromosome 13, fPunPun2.1, whole genome shotgun sequence genome includes the window CTAGGATCTAAAAACCTTgattaaaagaaacacaacaaacacgtCATCAGAATAAAGTACTGCTTCCACTACGGCCGAGATTTGGTGATAAATGCAATAAATTAAATGACAGAACAATGGAAAAGTTCAAAGGTCACCCTTGAAATGTAAGGGAGTCCGGttgggggagtgagggggggggggggggggcagatatgTCCATCTTGGGTTTCCACTGCGTCGCCAAGCGTGCCTGTCTATTGTATCTTTTCTCATTAATGAGAAAATCTTCATCACTCTGTTCTTGCATTCATGCGTCCGCGCTTCCACCTCGTCTTCAGTACATCCCGGATGTCTGCAAGAACCCTCTGCCCTCTGAAATCCAGAAAGAAATCCAGTCTAATAAAACACAATCGAAAATTCTATAAGTTATACTGAATGCAGACAGATTCTTTGGGTTAGATCACAACGACAGAAAACAGCAAAGGGAGGGAAAATGCTTTATGCTACAAATTCATTCATACAAATATGGTAAATTGTCCCCTTTAACCTTCCCACTTAGATCATTAATAAAAGATCTTTATGAAGTAAGGTTGAGttgaaagtcttttttttcgTCCCCGTGATCCCTGTTTTTCTGGCGATTAAACTTCCTGGCACAAAGGAACCACATCCTGCCCCGCTGTCTGACAGACAATCCccctttaaatgatttattactGGGTGTTAATTATGCAAATGATGTCCAAACAAACTCGTCACGAGGAAAATTAAGACAGCCGTTAATTAGTGGCCAGTTCTCTTCTTGCTTCACTGACATTCAATTAAAAATTGGCTTTGAACAAGGCGCGGCGTCTCGCGCGGCGGTCCTGGCGCGGCGCGGGGCAGAGGTGGGCCGGAGCCGTGCCCCCCCTGTGACGGGGggggaaggggcgggggggggggggcagagaccaCCGCCGTCTTCTTTTAACTGTCCATTTAGGACGTTAACGCGCGGGGTCGTTTCATTAATGCGTTCCTGGGAAGACGGTAATgttggcaaaaaataaatatgttaaaacGCCCATCTCCATTAGGACGCCGGGCGCCacgcttcatttcatttttgttcaacTTCTCGGGAGCCGTCTCCCTGTGAAATCTTTcaaaaccacccccccccccatcccccccctccccttttccaGTAGACCGCTCAGTTAGGCATCAGTGAGTAATAATGAAATCTGCTGTCCAAGCTCCGTTGATGGGGGCTAAATAAATCCCCAGCAGCAGGTTTGTTTCCAGATTCCTACACTGAAGAGTCATTTTTAATTATCATTCAGAAACCCGCTGCAGTGCCTTCACGTTGATGCACTCACCTTCccgttttttttatctcttcatATTATCATTGTGAGAAAAGTTCTGCAGTGACCGTAGCTGCTACCCTTCTAACAGCTGCACAGCGGCAACATTTCCACTGATGAGATCCACCGCAGCAGCGTTTGTTTTGTGGACACTTGTACCTTGTACTGTTGCCTTGGCGTCCATCCTGTTGTCACTGTGATTGGTCCCGTCCACGTCCTGGGTCACGGGCTCCGTGTGAGGGGGTGCTGCCGATGATTGATGGCCTGCAATTTGGTCATTCATTAATAAAGAAACTTAATTGAAAGGGAAATGAAGAGTCGAAGGCTGCACAGAAGGCTCGCGGTGACATTTAATGTGAAAATGAGAATCGTGTTGCTTGTGCAAACTTTCAGGGCTCACGAAATAGAATAAAAACCCCATGAGGAATTCATGATATCGTTGAAAACGGTGCGTGTtcctgtacctgtgtgtgtgttggcagtgTGCAGCAGGGTGTGCTCTGCCTGATCACGCAGTTTGACTTCCTCCTCCAAGGCCTCCTGTAGTCTCCTCTtactcctcttttctttcttcaggcGCTTCTGGATCAGAACTGAGCAGAGaacaaagaagaggaagaggaaggaagaaacGATAAAGGATGTCAagtaaatgcattttgtatATCAAGTTATTATATCAAAAGGCTATCCATTCAAGCGATATTTTGTTTATTATACGACATCATGAGAAGTGAGGGACTTTGAAGGTATTATAAAGAGTAATTTAATGTTAGAGTAACAGTCTGTTATTGAGGCTcacttattttgaaaaaatacagcatATGAAATCAAACCGAGGCCATTTGGCGGCTCGGGGACAGCAGGGTTCACTCTCCGCAAGATAACACGACACCGCATGTGACGGCCTACctctgtttttctgctccatgCTAAGCTGCCGCTCCAGGGTCTCCCTCAGCTCCCTCTCTCGGACCAGCTCCATTTTCAGCTCCGTTCTCTCCATCTGGTCCTGCTTCTCCTGGGCCCGGGCGTTCTCTATGGCAACCCTCAGCAGACCCTGCttggagacacacagacacacatcaacAGGTCACACACTGATCAGGAGCCAGGAGAGGCGTCTGTGTTCTCCAAACGCGTCCTTACTTCACCTCACCCTCAGTGAACACTAAGACACAAAGGAAaagttatttgtctttttttaatttttttaaatgagctgcAGTAAATGCGGACAAAGAGAATTTAGATCACCTTACTCTAAAAGTGAAGAGATCACAAATAATTGGGAGTGAGGCGGTTAATGTTTTACACTGGTGTATAATTCCTGGAAACgagcaaaataaatacatttgacaacGACAGTTAACAGTTATCTTTTAACTATTTGCTATCAGGTCAgaggaggtaaaaaaacaacgtgTTCTTTCCACCGTccttcctgtaaaaaaaatataaaaaaataaaaaacccggCCCGGTGAGAGCTCTCATTGTGACTCTTCTCTAACAAAGACATGTAAAACACGAGAAGCAGGTCAGAACACGCCCATCCCAATTACTGCACATCTTAAATGTCGGCCTCATCTGCTATTTACCATTTCGGGGAAAAGTGGCTCATCTCCCTCCCTATTCATCTCAgggtataataataataataataaagcccCAGCAGGGCCTCACCTGGATGTTGGTGAGCAGGGTCTCTATGGAGGACAAGCCTTCCGGGAAGATGAAGGGAGTGTGGTGGAGACCTGCTGGGAGCTTCTGTCCTGCGGGGTAAGATACCCTCTCGCAGCCTGATGGGGGTTTCTGGTAGACTTGTCTATCACAGCTCTGCCTGGTTGTGTGAGCGGCCAAGGAGGTGTTATctggagggcagagagagagagagagagacattttgatgtgtgtgtgttagttgaAGCGCTTTAGCAACAAAGGGCTCGCAGTTTATTACTACTTTACTCGAGTATCACCAGCACCGGGCGTTTATTCTGGCGCTTTCCAACGCGAGTTCCTCAGAAAAAGGCACAGTTTACTCCTCATTGAGTAAGATCGGCTAAAAACGACAGGGCCCGGCTGTATAAATATCAGAGGTTTAAGGAAAGgtatgcatgtgtttgtgagcagACGGGATGCTCAGGGAGGAGCGTCACCTCTTGTTTTATCCCTGAATCAGTAgtatttcacttcatttaatGAAATGAGGACAACTTTGGTGATCAACAAAAGCCTTTCACAAAGAAATCATCttaaatctgcttttttttccaacaacagGGAGTTCTGTAAAAGGAATGATGCAGAGTGAAATGACGTCAAACTGTACTATATGAATGGAATGCGGAAGTAAAGATATAATATAAGTTCTTCAAATGAAACATACAATCAGTGCAGTCAGCATGAAGCGATGGagattgatctttttttctttaaaggtGTTgttcaaatgacatgtaaataaAGTTGACACACTGTCTTTTCACGTGACTAATGTTTGTCTCAAACCTACAAAAGGATCATCATTACAGCGGCGATATGCAATCAAGGGTGAATGCAAATTCCTATGAGTACATAACAAACATGTCGAGTCCGACAGCCGCTGTTTACACTAATTACAGTGAGCGCGTTCGCGTACGCAGAAGTCCTGGTTtggagttttgaaaatgtggtcACCCTTTATTAGATGGCACTCTGCCTATTGATAATGCACCACAGCTTGACACCTCCCATAAAAAAAGAGCTAAGAAGCTGCATTATGGATGACCATCTGCTTGCAAACCTGAGAACTGcgtgttcctgattcctgacagtAGGGGAGTTTGAAGATTAGCCGTTTTCTTTTGCATCTtttttatccacacacacacacacacacacacacacaccaggcagTCGCTCACTTCCTGCGCTCGCTGTCATCCGAGCCACCGAGGACGAGAGACGTCCTGGGAGTCCGACGCTTACTGGAGCAGAGGCGAGGGCGAGCGCGCGCTGTGATATCTGGCACTTTTCTCTGTCTGTGACAAATGACAGTGTTTTCCCCACTTAGCTGACCACAGCATCTTCTGCTCCAAACCCACCCGCCTCCCCTGCGCCGCCTCGGCCTCACGTCTTGGCAACTGTCACATTCAAGGTGTTTCACAGATGAGAAgcaatacacccccccccccccccctccccccgctcctcctcctcctcctttttctccctcttccttgCTAAAAGCATTGCTCTGTAGAGAAAGGTAATTAGCAGGTGCTGGCGAGCTCAGCGGAGGGCATCCAACTACACTCCCGTGGCTCACatacagacgcgcacacacacacacacacacacacacacacacacacacacacacacgttcgtAGCCGCTGAAGTGCGCAGTCAGCAGCGTGGTTTCCCCAGGCTCCTTGGATGTGACTGATCCTTTATTGAGTTACTGTTTTACGCCTACTTTacctcacactctcacacacactcacacacacacgtttggcataaatacacacacacacacacacacacacactcacggctGCCAGCCCGTTTGATCATTTACCCATCTCCCTAAACCAAGGTCactgtctgtttttctcttttctcccaaCTTCATCgctcttctctcccctctcttaTTCCTCTCCCACCCGTCCCCAGGGCTAATGAACTTCACCACGTGAAGACTGCCAGTCAGCGGAAGagagcgggaggggaggggagggcggaagagaaggggagagacagacagagaataAAATTCTGCTGATGTTTGGTTAATGGGAGTGAGGTGTCAGGGATGGCCTCTGATCTTTGCTGCATGGATACGTTGTTCAAAGACCACTGAAACAGCACACACAGCCAAAActgactctctcacacacaagacACGCGCATACTCACGCACACTCGGATTATCATACAATGGATTGACAGAATGACAGCGCTCAAGTGTTCTTTGAAAGTCTGCTCGATGCACAATGAGCCCGTCTTGTGATGTTGTGGGTCGAACACAAAAGCCTGCAATCCAGCAAATGTACATATGTTACATTTGCATGGAgcaaaatcaattaaaaatcaATTGCATAAATGCAGTGTGCGATGCATGGCTTTCACGTTTGTTGGTGCCATCACTGCTTTGTCAATATGTTCACAGATACCTGACAGCATCTGAAACCTTACCTGGGAGGCCTTTGTGATTTTTAGATTCGATTACTGAATAATGCGATTCAGTATTAGAATACATTTAGCCGGggcgcgtgcacacacatacaaactctcagtttctctccctccctctcgccgTGGATTTTCTGCTGACTGTTTGTCCTTGAGCAGTCCTCATTAAGCTAATGCAAACCTCCCTGACAGAGAGAACCAAACAACTGACGTTGCAGCGCCGTGGCAACGCGGGCCCTAACGACAGGGAGGCGGTCGTTATGCAGATGAGGTCCAGCTGAGAGCACGGGAGGCCGCCTGGCTCGTTAGGCCGCGGCCCGGCAAATGACTCGCTAATGTAACACCGCTTCTTGGTCTAATGGAGCCCTGTTTTGCAGAATTATTTGTCTTTGCTCGCCGCGGGaagccgggaggaggaggaggaggaggaggagggggggggggaccggacCGGCCAcaatgaggagaggaggacatggGGAGGAAAGAAGAGGTGCGACAGTGAATCCTTATTGACCTGTAACTGAgatattttgtgtcttttgtgtctttagttcttttttcaaaaagagAGTATTAAACAAACCATCACAGACTTGCCAGACGTGAGTAAACAGGTCTGTAGGTGAAAACATGGATGGGTGGAGAGGGTGGGAAGCATATTGAGGGACTTTGAAAgcaattgatttaaaaaaaaagaaataatcagTACTCATTAATCATTATTAAATGATTAATGACTGCAATCCTCAGGAAACGGTGGGACCTGGAACTTTGAGGTCTGAGCTCACATTGTCATTCAACATATTTGAGTAATCAAAGTAGTGTCCTGTTAAGCGCTCATCCAGACAACTTTACACTCGACCTCGAGCTTCCTTCGGTTCTGAGCAACACACCTGCCGCCACATAGTTGCATCCCCTGGCAATGTAGATGCGTCATGTGGCTATGCGAAGGATGGATGCACGATAACAACTGGATGCTGGACCCCAAGTGGATGCTGATCGGCCCACTGATAATTACTCGCCTGGAGCGGATGCCATAAAAGCAGCCGAACCCGCTGAGTGTGCGCCGAGTTGTTTCTCAGATCACCTTCACTTTCCCATTGTGACGACGTCACAGAGTTGAGGAACTCCCATGCATCATAAAGTCTCAGCCGAAGGAGTCTTTTACAGATTTACAGAAGTGTTTACAGTGTAAGGTGTGTCAAGACAATCGGACGGTTTACGGTTGACGAGAAAaccatattatttatttaatttgtgtaATAGTGCCTCCAAACCACGTCCAATGCTGACATGACCTACAGGAGAAAAATCTCACCTCTGTCGGCGTGGCTCCTCTTGTTCTCCGTGCTGTACTCCGCTGAGGTCCCGTCCGTCTCTCTGGACACATGCACCACACCGGGGGAGTGCGCCAACACATTGTGGCTTGATGACAGGCCGTCATCCTGTGGGTCTGAAACGGAAAAAAGTCCCAAACAAATAAACTGAGAAGCACGTCCCCGCGTTTGTTTGGAGCCACTGCTTTTCCTCACGTGACCACCGGCCGGTAAACTTACGCGTGGTTTCTCCAGAGCGCTCCGTGTGGGACGGCGAACTGGACACACTGCTGCTGTGGTTGGAGGACATCTGCGCTTCCTCCAACGAGGGAGTGGGGGACGGGCTGTCCAGCACACGCTCCTACCGGACCACAAGAAGTATCTAATTAGCCTACGAATGAAGATACTGAATTCCAAAACCGGGTTCTAAAAGCCAGAAATCTTCCAGTAAATGTTCAACTTTTATGCCATAACAGTGTTTGTATGCTAAAACAAATGTGTCGAAAGACATATCCGGCCCCTATTATGTCCAAAATGTAGCAGCTGTTTCTGGGCTTGCACAAGCCTGGAAGCATATTGGTATCCTCTAAAATCATTTTGTGGGAATCATCCCAGATATTGAACAATGCGCCGTTAAAATTATGACCGGAGACGGTGCTTCCGTAACGTTTGGCAACATTTGCATTCCTTCCAAACCTCCTTAAATTAATCTTAGGTGTGAGATGCTATTTTCAAGGAGAGGTCAAAGTTTTTCTCTGATATCTCAAACATTTCTCTGATCACAACACGGTAGCGATCCAGAAACCTGAACCTGCCACTAGACAACTGACCCTTTTTCATACATTATCATAGAAACTTGACTATAAGCTCTTCACTCGCAGGGACAGAAAATATATACGACTCATTTGATTCTGTGTTATGTGTTGTTGAAACAACGGTGTACTCTGAGTGGACTCTGCCTGGGGGTCGGGTTGCCCCGCGCCGACGGTCCTCTGGGTTCACCTTAATGACGGAGGTGGGAGTCCTGGCGGGGGGCTTGGCGTGGAGCTGCGCCATGCTGGCCAGCGTGCTCAGTCGGTTCATCTGGCCCATTGCCATGGAAACGGAGGCCGGCGCCAGGCTGGCAGGAATCAGAGGATGGGACATCATCATGAAGGGCAACTGGTCCAGAACTGGTGGGGGAGAATAGAAGAACGTGTGGAAGATAAGAGAAGGGCCGACGCAGGAGCACAGTCGATTACTGTAAGAGCAGAGAAGGTCGGACCGGCGGCTCGGATTCAGGCCCCCAGAGCTGCACCCGACACGAAACGGGCCTGATACCCCTTCTTCTTTCATTCGTGCTTCGGTGGTATTCATCCATCGCAATGTATAGTCTCTGCTCAGACCTGTGCAGTGTACCGAACTTTGAAAAAGGTTTGAAACCGGACACCAATGTCCCTCTCCCTGTGAAGTCAACGTTACCTGGCTGACCGCTCCGCTTCCAGTCGAAAATATGCTCGAGTGCGGTGGAGAGATGTCGAGTGTGGGAAAGAGATAAGAAGAGGCCGGGGGAGAGAAGAACAAAAtgggaggcaggaggaagaggacttgCTCAttacaccacaaaaaaaaaaaaagaacacaaacctCTCCGGAATAAAAGAAAGTTTTCTTCCAGTGCCTCTGTGTTCTCGCCGATAACCCGACACGTTTTCAGCAGCTCAAACCAAAGTCTTTATTATCTTGACCGATCTGTTGTTGGCGCTCCTCTGGATACCACAAGCATCCACTATCTTTAAAGAAAATCCTTCCTCTCAACAGCACCCAAGTGGGTTGTTGCAGTCCCTCTATTCATGAAACAAACAATCCTGttttgggggatgggggggggggggggggggagaaaaatgacataaatatttatcatttaataaaaggaaaaacaaaaacaaaagaaacacagggAGGAAGTGGAACAAAAGAAGCTGATGGCAGTCCTGGTGCTGGGCCAGCAATGCACGCTGGGTAATTAtaaacacaaaggaaaaaatCTTGGACTCTATTCCACACAATTGTCACAAATAATAGAGCGAGTGCATGGAaacgagagaaaaaagaaagaagaaaaaaaagccatccAAAAAGAGGTGATGAAACAGGACAAATAAAGGAGGggcagaaaaga containing:
- the dachc gene encoding dachshund c isoform X1; the protein is MTTMASPAAPALLPAATLGHHPAPSSASPATDSPPPAAASSSSSSSPAPPASHQALLHQFRADLLLANGSPLKTGGAPVSGGGGKPVYATPSPVESTPQNNECKLVEVKGAKLASFTVKDTELICLPQAFDVFLKHLVGGLHTVYTKLKRLDIAPVVCNVEQVRVLRGLGAIQPGVNRCKLISRQDFETLYNDCTNASSRPGRPPKRLQSVTEGGTHHMLSHSGLVHAGIIPPADLSALAKKIKLEALASYHSNHQHGGLNGENGDHGHGLVLDQLPFMMMSHPLIPASLAPASVSMAMGQMNRLSTLASMAQLHAKPPARTPTSVIKERVLDSPSPTPSLEEAQMSSNHSSSVSSSPSHTERSGETTHPQDDGLSSSHNVLAHSPGVVHVSRETDGTSAEYSTENKRSHADRDNTSLAAHTTRQSCDRQVYQKPPSGCERVSYPAGQKLPAGLHHTPFIFPEGLSSIETLLTNIQQGLLRVAIENARAQEKQDQMERTELKMELVRERELRETLERQLSMEQKNRVLIQKRLKKEKRSKRRLQEALEEEVKLRDQAEHTLLHTANTHTGHQSSAAPPHTEPVTQDVDGTNHSDNRMDAKATVQDWISFWISEGRGFLQTSGMY
- the dachc gene encoding dachshund c isoform X2; this translates as MTTMASPAAPALLPAATLGHHPAPSSASPATDSPPPAAASSSSSSSPAPPASHQALLHQFRADLLLANGSPLKTGGAPVSGGGGKPVYATPSPVESTPQNNECKLVEVKGAKLASFTVKDTELICLPQAFDVFLKHLVGGLHTVYTKLKRLDIAPVVCNVEQVRVLRGLGAIQPGVNRCKLISRQDFETLYNDCTNASSRPGRPPKRLQSVTEGGTHHMLSHSGLVHAGIIPPADLSALAKKIKLEALASYHSNHQHGGLNGENGDHGHGLVLDQLPFMMMSHPLIPASLAPASVSMAMGQMNRLSTLASMAQLHAKPPARTPTSVIKERVLDSPSPTPSLEEAQMSSNHSSSVSSSPSHTERSGETTHPQDDGLSSSHNVLAHSPGVVHVSRETDGTSAEYSTENKRSHADRDNTSLAAHTTRQSCDRQVYQKPPSGCERVSYPAGQKLPAGLHHTPFIFPEGLSSIETLLTNIQGLLRVAIENARAQEKQDQMERTELKMELVRERELRETLERQLSMEQKNRVLIQKRLKKEKRSKRRLQEALEEEVKLRDQAEHTLLHTANTHTGHQSSAAPPHTEPVTQDVDGTNHSDNRMDAKATVQDWISFWISEGRGFLQTSGMY
- the dachc gene encoding dachshund c isoform X4, which gives rise to MTTMASPAAPALLPAATLGHHPAPSSASPATDSPPPAAASSSSSSSPAPPASHQALLHQFRADLLLANGSPLKTGGAPVSGGGGKPVYATPSPVESTPQNNECKLVEVKGAKLASFTVKDTELICLPQAFDVFLKHLVGGLHTVYTKLKRLDIAPVVCNVEQVRVLRGLGAIQPGVNRCKLISRQDFETLYNDCTNASSRPGRPPKRLQSVTEGGTHHMLSHSGLVHAGIIPPADLSALAKKIKLEALASYHSNHQHGGLNGENGDHGHGLVLDQLPFMMMSHPLIPASLAPASVSMAMGQMNRLSTLASMAQLHAKPPARTPTSVIKERVLDSPSPTPSLEEAQMSSNHSSSVSSSPSHTERSGETTHPQDDGLSSSHNVLAHSPGVVHVSRETDGTSAEYSTENKRSHADRDNTSLAAHTTRQSCDRQVYQKPPSGCERVSYPAGQKLPAGLHHTPFIFPEGLSSIETLLTNIQGLLRVAIENARAQEKQDQMERTELKMELVRERELRETLERQLSMEQKNRVLIQKRLKKEKRSKRRLQEALEEEVKLRDQAEHTLLHTANTHTGHQSSAAPPHTEPVTQDVDGTNHSDNRMDAKATVQEGRGFLQTSGMY
- the dachc gene encoding dachshund c isoform X3, with the protein product MTTMASPAAPALLPAATLGHHPAPSSASPATDSPPPAAASSSSSSSPAPPASHQALLHQFRADLLLANGSPLKTGGAPVSGGGGKPVYATPSPVESTPQNNECKLVEVKGAKLASFTVKDTELICLPQAFDVFLKHLVGGLHTVYTKLKRLDIAPVVCNVEQVRVLRGLGAIQPGVNRCKLISRQDFETLYNDCTNASSRPGRPPKRLQSVTEGGTHHMLSHSGLVHAGIIPPADLSALAKKIKLEALASYHSNHQHGGLNGENGDHGHGLVLDQLPFMMMSHPLIPASLAPASVSMAMGQMNRLSTLASMAQLHAKPPARTPTSVIKERVLDSPSPTPSLEEAQMSSNHSSSVSSSPSHTERSGETTHPQDDGLSSSHNVLAHSPGVVHVSRETDGTSAEYSTENKRSHADRDNTSLAAHTTRQSCDRQVYQKPPSGCERVSYPAGQKLPAGLHHTPFIFPEGLSSIETLLTNIQQGLLRVAIENARAQEKQDQMERTELKMELVRERELRETLERQLSMEQKNRVLIQKRLKKEKRSKRRLQEALEEEVKLRDQAEHTLLHTANTHTGHQSSAAPPHTEPVTQDVDGTNHSDNRMDAKATVQEGRGFLQTSGMY